The Salinispora tropica CNB-440 genome has a window encoding:
- a CDS encoding MMPL family transporter, translated as MPSRHFGTVIAVVVTLGWLVIGGLAHSFPGRLGEVETDNFQTFLPASAESQQAENGSRDITGANTTPAVVVYERSSGVTADDQQQAMSDLTRFGQVQWVVGPLAPPVQSQDGQALLLVVPIDNAVGQAENDVIDQLRAITGGDQDGLTIEVTGPAALRGDLITVLAGVGGELLVVTLGAVLVVLLIIYRSPVLWALPLIAAGLSYVLATVFVYWLADADVIKLSGESRGILTVLVFGAGTDYALLLIARYREELTRRARPVDAMKVAWRGAAPAIVASGSTVILGLLALLLSVLSSTRSLGPVSAIGIACTLLVMLTFLPALLVLGGRRVFWPRIPRPEQRAATTGSHRFWIPVARLIRRRDRLVWVTAAIGLGVAAIGVTQLGKQAINQDDLLFSGNRSAVSGQRLLDQHYPGGTGSPAIIVTNAETVDQVTAAARQVSGITSVAPVTAAGGASTTAPEPGAAPKVVNGRAQLNATMSDAPDGDSAEQTLRRLRTAVHAVPGSDSVVGGFTATNVDTANAADRDQQVIFPVVLVVILLCLAVLLRALLAPMLLVLTVVLSYTATVGICVLIFRYLLNIPKVDPEFLLFAFVFLVALGVDYNVFLMSRVRQESERLGTRRGVLSALTVTGGVITSAGFVLAATFAALTVLPVRILVELGIALPIGLLIDTIVVRSLLVPALAHDVGRRIWWPSRLERSGGGPPGTD; from the coding sequence ATGCCTTCTCGCCACTTCGGCACCGTGATCGCGGTGGTGGTGACCCTCGGGTGGCTGGTGATCGGCGGCCTGGCCCACTCGTTCCCCGGCCGCCTCGGCGAGGTGGAGACCGACAACTTCCAGACGTTTCTTCCCGCTAGTGCGGAGTCACAGCAGGCGGAGAATGGCAGTCGTGACATCACCGGCGCGAACACCACGCCCGCCGTGGTGGTCTACGAGCGCTCGTCCGGGGTGACCGCGGACGACCAGCAACAGGCGATGTCAGACCTGACCCGCTTCGGTCAGGTGCAGTGGGTTGTCGGGCCGCTCGCTCCGCCCGTCCAGAGCCAGGACGGACAGGCCCTGCTGCTGGTTGTCCCGATCGACAACGCCGTGGGGCAGGCGGAGAACGACGTCATCGATCAGCTGCGCGCCATCACCGGCGGCGACCAGGACGGACTGACCATCGAGGTCACCGGCCCGGCCGCCTTACGTGGCGACCTGATCACGGTGTTGGCTGGGGTGGGCGGCGAGTTGCTGGTCGTCACCCTGGGTGCGGTGCTGGTCGTCCTGCTGATCATCTACCGTAGTCCGGTCTTGTGGGCGCTTCCGCTGATCGCCGCCGGGCTCTCGTACGTGTTGGCCACGGTCTTCGTGTACTGGCTGGCCGACGCAGATGTGATCAAGCTCAGTGGGGAGTCGCGGGGGATCCTCACGGTGCTGGTCTTCGGCGCGGGCACCGATTACGCGCTGCTACTCATTGCCCGCTATCGGGAGGAGTTGACCAGGAGGGCACGCCCCGTTGACGCGATGAAGGTGGCGTGGCGCGGTGCCGCTCCGGCGATCGTCGCCTCCGGCTCGACGGTCATCCTCGGCCTCCTCGCCCTGCTGTTGTCGGTGCTCAGCTCCACTCGCTCCCTCGGACCGGTCTCCGCCATCGGCATCGCCTGCACGCTGCTGGTGATGCTCACCTTCCTCCCCGCCCTGCTCGTCCTGGGTGGGCGGCGGGTGTTCTGGCCGCGAATCCCGCGCCCAGAGCAGCGGGCCGCGACGACCGGTTCGCACCGGTTCTGGATACCGGTCGCCCGTCTCATCCGCCGACGAGACCGACTCGTCTGGGTGACCGCCGCCATCGGCCTCGGCGTGGCCGCGATCGGGGTCACGCAGCTTGGAAAGCAGGCGATCAACCAGGATGACCTGCTGTTCTCCGGAAATCGGTCGGCGGTCAGCGGGCAGCGTCTGCTTGACCAGCACTACCCCGGCGGTACTGGCAGCCCGGCCATCATCGTGACCAACGCGGAGACCGTTGACCAGGTCACCGCGGCGGCACGTCAGGTGTCGGGGATCACCTCCGTGGCACCGGTCACCGCGGCGGGTGGGGCCTCGACGACAGCTCCGGAACCAGGGGCCGCACCGAAGGTCGTCAACGGTCGGGCTCAGCTCAACGCGACCATGAGCGACGCGCCGGACGGTGACAGCGCCGAGCAGACCCTGCGTCGGCTCCGCACCGCCGTCCACGCGGTGCCCGGCTCCGACTCCGTGGTAGGCGGCTTCACCGCAACAAATGTGGACACGGCCAACGCCGCCGACCGGGATCAGCAGGTCATCTTTCCGGTCGTTTTGGTCGTGATCCTGCTCTGCCTGGCGGTGTTGTTGCGCGCTCTGCTCGCACCGATGCTCCTGGTCCTGACCGTGGTGCTCTCCTACACCGCCACCGTGGGCATCTGCGTGCTGATCTTTCGCTACCTGCTCAACATCCCCAAGGTGGACCCGGAGTTCCTCCTGTTCGCATTCGTCTTCCTCGTTGCACTGGGGGTCGACTACAACGTCTTTCTGATGAGTCGGGTTCGGCAGGAGTCCGAACGGTTGGGCACCCGCCGTGGCGTACTGTCCGCACTCACCGTAACCGGAGGTGTGATCACCTCAGCCGGCTTCGTGCTCGCGGCGACCTTCGCGGCGCTGACCGTGCTCCCGGTTCGAATCCTGGTGGAGTTGGGCATCGCCCTTCCGATCGGGCTTCTCATCGACACCATTGTGGTGCGCTCCCTGCTGGTGCCAGCCCTCGCCCATGACGTTGGTCGCCGAATCTGGTGGCCGAGCCGGCTTGAGCGAAGCGGCGGTGGCCCGCCCGGCACCGATTGA
- a CDS encoding YaaA family protein: MIILIHTSKAMRPAPQGGATLTVPALRDRAEELATYLKTLSVEQFAAAMELSPELADRTHGLFADWGTEPERQSPAIDSFAGDIYSGLRACDLTPADRAYAEGRLRILSGLYGILRPEDGIQPYRLEMGYRLPDPPYANLYQFWGDAVARCLPRTGVIVDLAAVEYNRIVTRFLSRDRFVSPRFLTINPKTGEPRFVVVHAKIARGAFARWLLAARVEDPADIVDFAEIGYRYEPALSKPRQPAFVCQEFGGKGLSVRRHDLG; encoded by the coding sequence ATGATCATTCTGATTCACACCTCCAAGGCGATGCGACCGGCGCCCCAGGGCGGCGCGACCCTCACCGTGCCCGCCCTACGGGACCGGGCCGAGGAGTTGGCGACATACCTCAAGACCCTCTCGGTGGAGCAGTTCGCCGCCGCCATGGAGCTCTCCCCGGAGCTGGCCGACCGAACGCACGGGCTGTTCGCGGACTGGGGCACCGAACCGGAGCGGCAGTCGCCGGCGATCGACAGCTTCGCCGGTGACATCTACAGCGGGCTCCGCGCCTGCGACCTCACCCCCGCGGATCGGGCGTACGCCGAAGGCCGGTTGCGTATCCTCTCCGGGCTGTACGGCATCCTGCGTCCGGAGGACGGCATCCAGCCGTACCGGCTGGAGATGGGCTATCGCCTGCCGGATCCGCCGTATGCCAATCTCTACCAGTTCTGGGGCGATGCCGTTGCCCGGTGCCTACCGCGGACCGGCGTCATCGTTGATCTGGCCGCCGTGGAGTACAACCGGATCGTCACCCGGTTTCTGTCCCGCGACCGGTTCGTCAGCCCCCGCTTCCTGACGATCAACCCGAAGACAGGCGAGCCGCGGTTCGTTGTCGTACACGCCAAGATCGCCCGCGGTGCCTTCGCCCGATGGCTGCTGGCCGCTCGGGTTGAGGACCCGGCGGACATCGTTGACTTCGCCGAGATCGGCTACCGCTACGAACCGGCCCTGAGTAAGCCCCGTCAGCCCGCCTTCGTCTGTCAGGAGTTCGGGGGCAAGGGGCTCAGCGTCCGACGACACGACCTGGGCTGA
- a CDS encoding MFS transporter: MHSRSRRSSPSRRAALISLCTAATLVWLAFSNLGVALPTIANELNVNLTDMQWANNALSIACGTLLLAGGRLTDLYGHRKMLLLGLLIFGVAALATAFAPNLAGLVAGRAVMGVGSALILPATLAMIPALFERAEQPPAFAAWAAATWAGQAIGPAVGGTLTTLLGWRSLFWLTAPVVLVLYVVTKRNAPEAQQGRGRIDLIGLVTGAGAVLCLLFALTEGQQAGFNDPLIIALFGATVVFAAAFVLVELRITDPLVDLRLFRTRSFDGALIVNLTMNMSFAGTLFVLSLYLQDVRGYSAFVAGLLLVPAAGTILVFNSVGARVVTRHDARSPSVWGLVLVGVGCFAISALLPSLSVVAVIVGLLIIGVGLGLLSVPVADTIVGGPPPALAGTASGVYKTSSMLGGALGVVLLTAATTRFGRAEAAPVSTAAGLTENESNQVVNALTNSQTANAILDKLPANERSLVIDAYHQAFSDGVSTALVLGGVIAVIGAVLAGWIWPRHRKGRDTRQPQQG, from the coding sequence ATGCACTCTCGGTCCCGCCGGTCATCGCCGTCCCGACGGGCCGCCCTGATCAGCCTCTGCACCGCCGCCACACTGGTGTGGCTCGCGTTCTCCAACCTTGGGGTGGCACTGCCGACCATCGCCAACGAGTTGAACGTCAACCTGACCGATATGCAGTGGGCGAACAACGCCTTGAGTATCGCCTGCGGAACACTCCTGCTGGCCGGCGGTCGCCTCACCGACCTGTACGGCCACCGAAAGATGCTGCTGCTCGGCCTGCTGATCTTCGGCGTCGCCGCCCTGGCGACTGCCTTCGCTCCCAACCTCGCCGGCCTGGTCGCCGGCCGTGCGGTGATGGGCGTCGGTAGCGCCCTCATCCTGCCCGCCACGCTGGCGATGATCCCGGCGCTCTTCGAGCGCGCCGAGCAGCCACCAGCCTTCGCCGCATGGGCGGCGGCGACCTGGGCCGGGCAGGCGATCGGGCCGGCTGTCGGTGGAACCCTGACCACCCTGCTCGGCTGGCGGTCGCTGTTCTGGTTGACCGCACCGGTGGTCCTCGTCTTGTACGTCGTGACCAAACGGAACGCACCCGAGGCACAGCAGGGCCGGGGACGGATCGACCTGATCGGGTTGGTCACCGGGGCCGGGGCCGTACTGTGCCTGCTCTTCGCGCTGACCGAGGGGCAGCAGGCCGGTTTCAACGATCCGCTGATCATTGCTCTCTTCGGCGCCACCGTGGTGTTCGCCGCGGCGTTCGTGCTCGTCGAGTTGAGGATCACCGACCCGCTGGTAGATCTACGGCTGTTCCGCACCCGCAGCTTTGACGGCGCTCTCATCGTCAACCTGACGATGAACATGTCCTTCGCCGGCACGCTTTTCGTGCTGTCTCTCTACCTGCAGGACGTCCGGGGCTACAGCGCGTTCGTGGCCGGCCTGCTCCTGGTTCCGGCCGCCGGAACGATCCTGGTGTTCAACTCCGTCGGCGCACGGGTCGTCACCCGACACGACGCCCGCTCCCCCTCGGTCTGGGGCCTCGTCCTGGTCGGCGTCGGCTGCTTCGCCATCAGCGCCCTCCTACCCTCCCTGTCGGTAGTCGCGGTGATCGTGGGCCTACTCATCATCGGTGTCGGACTGGGCCTGCTCTCCGTGCCCGTGGCTGACACCATCGTCGGGGGCCCACCGCCCGCCCTCGCCGGCACCGCGTCCGGGGTCTACAAGACCAGCAGCATGCTGGGGGGCGCGCTCGGTGTCGTCCTGCTGACCGCCGCAACCACCCGATTCGGCCGGGCCGAGGCGGCCCCGGTGAGCACCGCGGCCGGGCTCACCGAAAACGAGTCAAACCAGGTCGTCAACGCGCTGACCAACTCCCAGACGGCGAACGCCATCCTCGACAAGCTGCCGGCGAACGAGCGGAGCCTCGTGATCGATGCCTACCACCAGGCCTTCTCGGACGGGGTGTCGACGGCCCTCGTACTCGGTGGTGTGATCGCGGTGATCGGCGCGGTGCTGGCCGGCTGGATCTGGCCCCGCCACCGAAAGGGCCGCGACACGCGGCAACCCCAGCAGGGTTGA
- a CDS encoding PhzF family phenazine biosynthesis protein, producing the protein MEILRFAAFTTDPAGGNPAGVVLDATGADDAEMQRVAAEVGYSETAFLVPGGAGHFTVRYFSPKAEVPFCGHATIASAAAYAERHGPGVLYLDTRAGPVEVTTTVRVNGTITATLVSVPPRSTPIAADDRAALLDALRWTSEDLAATMPPRVAFAGAWHPIVAAGSRARLADLDYDMAALTSLMAERDWTTINLVHRESAHVFHARNPFPPGGVVEDPATGAAAAALGGYLRELGLVAPPTTVTVHQGQEMGRPSLLTIDIPAQPGTGIAVTGAAVALVPPGAAGAGAATRGRASA; encoded by the coding sequence ATGGAAATCCTGCGGTTTGCCGCGTTCACCACCGATCCGGCCGGCGGCAACCCGGCTGGGGTGGTGTTGGACGCCACCGGCGCTGACGACGCGGAGATGCAGCGCGTCGCGGCCGAGGTCGGGTATTCCGAAACGGCGTTCCTCGTGCCCGGCGGTGCGGGACACTTCACGGTTCGCTACTTCAGTCCGAAAGCGGAGGTCCCGTTCTGTGGCCACGCGACCATCGCGTCAGCCGCGGCATACGCCGAGCGGCACGGCCCGGGCGTGTTGTATCTGGATACCCGCGCCGGCCCGGTCGAGGTCACCACCACAGTACGGGTCAACGGCACCATCACCGCGACGTTGGTCAGCGTCCCCCCGCGCTCCACACCGATTGCCGCCGACGATCGTGCGGCACTGCTCGACGCGTTGCGCTGGACGTCGGAGGACCTGGCGGCAACGATGCCACCTCGGGTCGCCTTCGCCGGGGCATGGCACCCGATCGTCGCCGCTGGAAGCCGTGCCCGCCTGGCTGATCTGGACTACGACATGGCAGCGCTGACCAGCCTGATGGCCGAACGTGACTGGACCACCATCAACCTGGTGCATCGGGAGTCAGCACACGTATTCCACGCCCGGAATCCGTTTCCCCCCGGCGGCGTCGTGGAGGACCCCGCCACCGGTGCGGCAGCCGCTGCGCTGGGTGGCTACCTGCGCGAGCTCGGGCTGGTGGCGCCCCCCACCACGGTCACCGTGCACCAGGGGCAGGAGATGGGCCGTCCGAGCCTGCTCACCATCGACATTCCCGCCCAACCCGGAACGGGGATCGCGGTAACCGGCGCCGCGGTCGCCCTCGTCCCACCCGGAGCTGCTGGTGCGGGCGCAGCTACCCGGGGACGGGCTTCGGCATGA
- a CDS encoding CDP-alcohol phosphatidyltransferase family protein, producing the protein MPGTNLQERTTTTATPPRIVQAANTVTTVRTVGAVAVAIAAIVTRDPVLAMTAYLIYWIGDMLDGWTARRLNQETRFGAVFDILADRLCCILCIIPLLQARPQMAAPIAVFLLQFVVVDLVLSLSFLRFGLLSPNYFFRVHRGVFRWNWSPPAKAANTSALVLLVLFVPSPSPALALALAVTVIKVASLVVVRRLPGTGPPRRRQGSYDGWSLST; encoded by the coding sequence ATGCCGGGAACGAACCTACAGGAGCGCACAACGACCACCGCCACCCCGCCTCGGATAGTGCAGGCCGCCAACACCGTGACGACGGTACGCACAGTCGGCGCGGTCGCGGTCGCAATCGCCGCGATCGTCACACGGGACCCTGTCCTGGCGATGACCGCCTATCTCATCTACTGGATCGGCGACATGCTGGACGGCTGGACGGCCCGCCGACTCAACCAGGAGACCCGCTTCGGCGCGGTCTTCGACATCCTGGCCGACCGGCTCTGCTGCATCCTCTGCATCATCCCGCTACTACAGGCACGACCACAGATGGCGGCTCCTATCGCAGTCTTTCTGCTGCAGTTCGTCGTCGTCGATCTGGTGCTCAGCCTGTCGTTTCTCCGTTTCGGGCTACTGAGCCCAAACTACTTCTTCCGTGTGCACCGTGGTGTCTTCCGGTGGAACTGGTCCCCGCCGGCGAAGGCTGCCAACACCAGCGCGTTGGTGCTGCTCGTGCTCTTCGTGCCGAGCCCCTCGCCGGCGCTCGCGCTGGCCCTGGCGGTGACCGTGATCAAGGTCGCCTCCCTGGTGGTGGTGCGACGACTGCCCGGCACCGGCCCTCCGCGGCGCCGGCAGGGCTCCTACGACGGTTGGTCCCTGTCCACATGA
- a CDS encoding histone-like nucleoid-structuring protein Lsr2: MARQVITQLIDDLTGDEADQTIEFGLDGRAYTIELSDENASTLRQALAPYIAVGQRVGRASGHGGITRAVRGAAATAQRSTRARNEEIREWARVNGYQVSDRGRIPAGVMEAYDKR; this comes from the coding sequence ATGGCACGACAGGTAATCACCCAACTGATTGACGACCTAACCGGTGATGAGGCCGACCAGACGATTGAGTTCGGTCTCGACGGCAGGGCATACACCATCGAACTATCGGACGAGAACGCATCCACGCTTCGACAGGCGCTTGCCCCCTATATCGCCGTTGGTCAGCGCGTTGGCAGGGCCAGCGGCCACGGTGGGATCACGAGGGCGGTGCGGGGAGCCGCCGCGACCGCGCAGCGTTCCACCCGCGCGCGTAACGAGGAGATCCGGGAGTGGGCGCGGGTCAACGGATATCAGGTGTCGGACCGCGGGCGCATTCCGGCCGGCGTGATGGAGGCGTACGACAAGCGGTGA
- a CDS encoding MFS transporter — MSEGELGAGEAPRTGSGRPVRPWSAATVGLLTVFLGGLNISLLVIALPTIRSVFDLSPSAQQWLVSGYFLTFGLTLVPAGRFGDQRGRRNVFVSGITLFVVASMVAGFAPSGKWLIVARLAQGAGVGIALPQVFGTVQRMFSPRARGRPLGLLAAGVSSSRMAGPILGGALVAVGGEQGWRWIFLINVPIGVLVAVFGWRLFPVAERGQRSDLDLVGALLLMCGLGLLWLMQGDQWPGLLRWLLLPAGIAMLVAFVRWERSYSRRGEPIFNLNLFRIRSFALGAFIATFYFAGYDAIFYLMSEYLQQGLGHDELVAGIALMPLALGTVVGSVAAGAKAGQVGRPLITAGLAFAAVGLGILLVADLFLPGPQSPHAATLPLLLAGLGGGLVTAGVGGGLVIAPNQTLALSHVPPAEGGSAGGMLQMGQRFGGGMGVAVIGTALFTSLDRTGDWLLAFRIPMAIIISFLVIAFVAALIDMVSRSRLR, encoded by the coding sequence ATGAGCGAGGGTGAGCTGGGCGCGGGGGAGGCGCCCCGGACGGGGTCAGGGCGACCGGTCCGACCCTGGTCGGCGGCGACCGTCGGTCTGTTGACAGTGTTTCTGGGCGGGTTGAACATCTCCCTGCTCGTGATCGCTTTGCCGACGATCCGAAGTGTGTTCGACCTGAGCCCGAGCGCTCAGCAATGGCTGGTATCCGGCTACTTTCTTACGTTCGGACTGACGCTGGTGCCCGCCGGCCGGTTCGGTGACCAGCGTGGACGGCGCAACGTCTTTGTCAGCGGCATCACGTTGTTCGTGGTGGCGAGCATGGTTGCGGGATTCGCCCCCTCCGGCAAGTGGCTGATCGTGGCTCGGTTGGCGCAGGGAGCCGGCGTCGGCATAGCGCTACCCCAGGTGTTCGGGACGGTCCAGCGGATGTTCTCGCCCCGAGCCCGCGGGCGCCCGCTCGGACTGTTGGCCGCCGGAGTCAGTAGCTCGCGAATGGCTGGCCCGATACTCGGCGGCGCACTGGTTGCCGTCGGCGGCGAACAGGGCTGGCGGTGGATCTTTTTGATCAATGTTCCGATTGGGGTACTCGTCGCTGTCTTCGGGTGGCGGTTGTTCCCCGTCGCCGAGCGGGGGCAGCGATCCGACCTGGACCTGGTCGGCGCTCTCCTGCTGATGTGTGGGTTGGGCCTGCTGTGGCTGATGCAGGGCGATCAGTGGCCGGGGCTGCTCCGCTGGCTGCTCCTGCCGGCCGGCATCGCGATGCTGGTTGCCTTTGTCCGCTGGGAGCGCTCCTATAGCCGCCGCGGTGAGCCGATATTCAACCTGAACCTGTTCCGGATCCGGTCGTTCGCCCTGGGCGCATTCATTGCCACGTTCTACTTCGCCGGCTACGACGCGATCTTCTACCTCATGTCGGAGTACCTACAGCAAGGGCTCGGACACGACGAGTTGGTGGCGGGTATCGCTCTCATGCCGTTGGCTCTGGGCACGGTCGTCGGCTCGGTGGCCGCGGGCGCCAAGGCCGGACAGGTGGGGCGGCCACTGATCACGGCGGGGCTGGCCTTCGCGGCGGTCGGGCTCGGCATACTGTTGGTCGCCGACCTGTTCCTACCAGGTCCACAATCCCCGCACGCGGCCACCCTGCCACTACTTCTGGCCGGTCTGGGCGGCGGACTAGTCACCGCGGGCGTCGGCGGCGGGCTGGTCATCGCGCCGAACCAGACTCTGGCCCTGTCACACGTACCACCCGCCGAGGGCGGTAGCGCCGGGGGGATGCTCCAGATGGGGCAACGCTTCGGTGGTGGGATGGGGGTCGCCGTCATCGGTACCGCGCTCTTCACCAGCCTGGACAGAACCGGTGACTGGCTCCTCGCCTTCCGAATTCCGATGGCGATCATTATCAGCTTCCTCGTCATCGCGTTTGTCGCTGCTCTGATCGATATGGTTTCTCGATCTCGCCTGCGGTGA